ACGACTAGGGGTCCGAGCGCGCCCCGAGTGAGGCTAAATACCGACACGAGATAGAACCCCGCCAGATGGAAAAAGGGGTACGCGGACCGCCGGGGAACGCCAGTGATGTCGGATCGCGCCGCCATCGATATCACACTTCTCTGACGGAGCTACGTATGGGGAATGGTCTTACAAAAAGTCTGTTGGACGAACAGTGTCACTTTCAGACACAAGAATATGTAAGATATAATAAAAACGGTATGCACTATCGAACTCTGTCCTCGTCTAAACACCTCGATCTAGAAACCCAAATCAATCCGAGTTGGTGCATATATATGCGGCACTAGGATAAAATAGTTCAATCACCCCTCCGATCAAGGGTAGAGTTTCAATTTCAGAGAGAACGGGAGAGACACCGAACATCACCTTGTGGTATCTGTTGTCAAACACGTCCGCTTCTTGTCTCAATTCGTCCTCGTACCGACTTTTGTGCTTGAATGTCCAGTATTCTACGAAATCGAAATGACGGTTCAGAAACCATCTAGCTTTTAATGGCGTCAGCATGAATTCACTTTCTCTATAGTATTTCGCAGTTTCCTCATCAAGGAGGTCATCTGATAGATAATGCCCTATTCTGTGGGGTAGATACGAATACCACCACGGTGGGAGGTGGGGACTTTTCGGTGCTAATCTGTTTGGAAAATTAAATATTGCCTCACCTTTCGGCTTGAGAACTCTCGAGATCTCTTTTACTATTCCCTCTGTATCTTTTATATGTTCAAGCACCTGGCTACACAGAACGAAATCGAACGAGTTGTCCTTGAAAGATAATAAAGTACCGTCCGCCAGTATGTAGTTCGTATCATAGTTCGTCTCTTGGAATTTTATATCAATAGATATTGTATCGCAAGAAAGTTTATTCATATCTCCCCCTGTCTTACTACCCACATCAAGAACAGTGTCTGATGCAGAGGCATTCTCAACGAGATAATGTATGCCGCCCATAGCACGCAGTATGGATTCTATCGTATAACTCTGTCGTCTAAAAGAGAATCTTCACACCCGTGTCATCTCGTGTCCAGCACCCCGTCGACCCGCGCCCCGAGCCCGTCGGCGATGGACTCCATCCCGGCGTCGCCCGGGTGGAGCAGGTCGGTGGTCAGTCCGTCGGCGGCCGATAGCGCGCGGCCGTCGACGACGGAGACGGTGCCCGACTCACACCCCGCCACGACCGATTCGAGCGCCTCGCGGTAGGCCCGCGCCCGTTCCCTGTCCTCGCTCTCGCGGAGGTCGGCGTGGTAGGGGAACAGCGTCGCGCAGACGACCGGTCGGTCGGGGTTCGCGCCCACCACCGTCTCGACGAGGTACTCGGCGCGCTCGCGGAACTGTTCGACGGTGAACCCGCGGTTGGCCATGTTGACCGACAGGGCGAGCGTCGCCACGTCCCAGTCGTCTCGTTCGGCGATGTAGTCGGCGACCGCCGGCTCGCAGTAGGCCGCCCCCGACATCCCGAGGTTCACCGGGTCGAGGTCGAGCGCGCGGGCCACTCGCGAGACGTAGTTCAGGTGCGTCGCAGAGGCCGCCGCGCCCTCCGTGATCGAGGTACCGTAGGCCAGGTATCGACGGTCGGGCGTCTCGCCGTCCTCGGGCGGTCGACACTCGCCGGTCACGTCGTGGACGGCGACGGGCGCCCAGGGTTCGAACCGGAGTCGGCAGACCCACGGGTCGAACGTGCCGGCGGCTTCGACCGCGGCGTCGGGGCGCAGGTCGGTCAGCGGCTCGGGGACCGACAGCTCGAACTCCGCGGGTTCCGGACCGAGTTCCAGCGCGTCCTGACCCTGGAAGCTCCCCCAGAACGGGCGAACGACCGACTCCGCCGCCGCCGAGAGCGTCAGCCGAACGGTCTCGGTCCCTCGGGGGACGAACCGTATCTCGCTCCCCGCGGGGTGGCGTATCCGCTCGCGCGCGGCCACGTTCACGTTCGCGGCGACGTCGTTCGGGACGCGCCGGAGTTCGTCGCCGCCCTCAGTCCAGTCGGGGTCGGCCAGTTCGGCCACGTCGTGCAACCGCACCGACGGGTAGTCGTCTCCCGGAGACATCTGTGGATACGCCACCTGTCGCCACCGGCGGGGAAACCGTTCCGGTCGCGGCGCGCCGTGCCGGGAGTCGCTCGGCTCCGCCCCGTCCTCTCGCGCGCGGACCGTTCGGATCGCCAACGGAAATCGGTTTCAGATTAGCCTCAAGTTGGTTGCGTCCTTGTCCGCTGTTGCATGTCGAACTACGAACTCGACCCGCTGCCGTACGACTACGACGCGCTGGAACCGCACGTCAGCGAACAGGTGCTCACGTGGCACCACGACACCCACCACCAGGGCTACGTCGACGGCTGGAACGCCGCCGAGGACACCCTCGCGGGGAACCGCGAGGACGGCGACACCGACGGGTCGGCCGCCGCCATCCGCTCGGTCACGCACAACTCCTCGGGTCACATCCTGCACTCGCTGTTCTGGCGGAACATGAGCCCCGAGGGCGGAGCGGAACCGGAGGGCGACCTCCGCGAGCGCATCGAGGCGGACTTCGGCTCCTACGGGGCCTGGAAGGCCGAGTTCGAGGCCGCCGCCGCCGACGCGTCGGGCTGGGCACTGCTCGTCTACGACAGCTTCAGCGAGCGCCTGCGCAACGTCGTCGTCGACAAGCACGACCAGGGCGCGATCTGGGGCGGCCACCCAATCCTCGCGCTGGACGTGTGGGAACACTCCTACTACTACGACTACGGCCCCGCCCGCGGCGACTTCGTCGACAACTTCTTCGAAGTCGTCGACTGGGACGAACCCGCCGACCGCTACGCCGAGGCCGTCGAGCGCTTCGAGTGAGAGCGTAGCCGCACCGACCGCGACCCCGCGAACCATTCCCGACGCCGCAAACTTCCCCGACCCCGGCCGGATCGGTGGGCATCGATCCCCAGACGCTCGGTTTCGGTCGCGTTCGACAGAGTCGACCCCGGCGATCAGGCGACGGCGTTCGCCGTGCGAGACCAGTCCGCACACGCGTTCGAGAGAGACGAGTTTTTATACCCCGAGTCCAATCTCCCGAGTACGACGTGGACGCGTCGTGGGCTCCGTTGGTGTAGTCCGGCCAATCATTTCGGCCTTTCGAGCCGATGACCTGGGTTCAAATCCCAGACGGAGCATCGAGCGACCGAGTTTTTCGAGGGTGCGAGACGCACACCGCTGGGATTTGAACTACGGCAGACAGACTGCAGGGAGGTCTGGCATCGAGTTCGAATCCCGGACGGCGCATCGAACCGGTACTTCGCTCGCGGAGACGCGTCTTCGGACCGATCCACCGACTGGGGAGCTCACGACGCGAGCGAGAACGTCGCTCGGAAACGTCCCGACCGTCTCCACTCGAAACTCGTGGACGGGTAACGCGACGCTACCGCTGTGAATCGCGGAGGATGAGCGGTCCGATAGCCAGCGTCCGTTTGGCGACGACGCCGATCCGAGTGATGTAGGCGACCAGCAACAGGAAGGGAACGAGCGAGACGGTGAACCCGGCGCCGACGACCCAGAGGACGTTCTCGATGCCCAGCGTCGTGCCGGGGATCGGTCCGCTTCCGGTGAACGCGAGCAGCGAGCCTGTGACGACCAGCGCCGGGACCGACGCGTAAATGATGTACTGCGAGAGGTCGACGAGCGCCCACTGGAAGTACAGCGTCTTGATGTGCTCGCGCGCGGGACCGAACATCGACAGCGTCGTCCGCAGGTCGGTGAGTCGGTCGTCGATCTCGTCGTCGATGGCCGATTCGTGGTCCGAGCCGATGCGTTCGACCTGGAATATCTTCCAGGCGTAGTTGAAGTTCAACGCGGCGAACAGCACCTCGAAGGTGCCGAAGGTGGCGCCGTCGAGCTGGTCGCGGACCGCGTCGGCGTTGCCGATCACGCTGTCGGTGAACTGGTCGACCTCGGTGCGCAGGTCCTCGTCGTCGCTGCCAGCGACGGCGTCCCGGAGCGCCTTCGCCCCGCGCTGGACCGCGTTCACGTGCTCGCGCAGGAACGCCGAGGGGTCGACCGGGACCGGCTCGTCGTACATGTCGCCGACGTACTCCCGGAAGTCCATCGTGTTGCTCATCCGCTGGTGCTGGTCGCCCAGCGGCCCGTTCTCCTGGGAGATGACGACCTGGCTGATCGTCACGACCAGGGTCGTCCCGGTGATGATGGCACCCAGCATGGTCGAGAACAGCGCTCCCTTCGTGTCGCCGCTCTGGAGCGTCGCGACGAAGCCGTCGACGCTGCTCCCGACCGCCACGAAGGTACAGAAGACGACGACCGCGAGCACCCCGGTGATGTGGAGGCGGTTCGCCTTCAGCAACAGCCACAGTTTGAGGGCGCTCTCGTCTGCCCGCTCGCGCATCGTGTCCGCGGTGGAGATCTCGGTGTCGCCCGGCGCGTCGATCTCGGTGTCGGACTCGGCGGGGTCCGCTCCGGAGTCGTCGCCCGTCGAGTCCGGCTCGACGCTCATGACCGGTCGACCGGGCGCTTGAAGACGAGGAACTTCGTCCCGCCGCCGACGTAATCGATGGTCTCGACGAGCTCCCACCCCTCCCCACCGAGGTCGTTCAGCTGGTCTTTCGGGTCGGTGGCTTCTTTCTTCGTCTCACCCCTAGGCGGTTCGAGCGTTTCGTACTCCCAGGTGTCCGGATCCGCGGCCATACCGTATTGTCGAGCGGCCGCGGCAAAAGCCCCGGCCCTGCAACCGCTCGCCGCTCGCGGTCGGGGTCGTCACCCCACCGACCCGGCTCAGGTGTCGCGATCGCACTCCACTTCGGCCCCCGGAGGACGAGCGGCCCGATCGGGAAGCGACACTGGACGTCGGGCCCGGATCGACGGTCGCGGGCCGGCACGGAGCGGTCGAGTCCGAACCGACGCTCAGGCGTGTTCGAGTCGGTACGGCCAGTAGTCGGCCTCGCGCAGGCCCGCGCCGACGGCCTTGTGGAAGTCGGGGAAGTCCTCGAACTCCGCCTGGTCGACGTGTTCGAATATCTCCGAGACGCTGACGACCGTCTCGTAGTCGATGCGGATCGGCTCGTCGCCGAACTCGGAGACGAACTCGGATTGGGAGAGCGGGAAGTCCTCGCCCTCGTCGATCTTCTTGGCGAGCACCGCTTGCCCGTATTTGCGGCGCCCCTCGCTGCCTTCGTCTCCGTCGGGGTCGTGCGGCCAGTCCATACCCGACACTGTGGCCGAATCGGCCAAAAGGATTTCTCTCTCCGCGCGACTCGCCGTGGCCGCCCGGGACAAGAGCCTTGTCGCCCGACCGCGACGCTCCGCCCATGCCAGGCGCACGCATCGCCAGCGGCGACCGCGTCACGCTCCGGACCGTCGAGGCCGAGGACGTGCCCTTCCTCCAACGGGCCGGTGCGAACCCCGAGATCCGCTCCCCACTGGGCAATCCGCTCCGGACTCGCGAGGACTTCGACCTCGGCGAGGACGACGACACCGACCGCTTCCTCGTCTGCCTCGACGACGACGGCGGTCCCGGCGGCGCCGACGGTGACGACCTGCGACGGATCGGCGTCGTGACCGCCGATTCGATGAGCTACCGCCGCCCCGAACTCGGCTACTGGCTGATCCCGGAGGTCCACGGCCAGGGCTACGGGAGGGAAGCCGTCGGCCTGGTCGTCGAGCACCTCTTTCGGTCGTACGACCGGCCCGCCGTGGGCGCGGGCGCGTTCGACCACAACGACGCTTCACAGGGGCTGCTGGAATCGCTCGGATTCACCGAAGAGGGGCGCCGCCGGCAGTTCATGTTCGTCGACGGCGCCTACCGCGACATGATCCAGTACGGATTGTTGCGCGAGGAGTGGGAAGACGGGTGAGCCGCTCGGTCGGCGACGACGGCTCTCGACCCCGCCGCCGCCACCCGGCGGTTGTCCTGCGACAACGCGCAATTTAATCGATCGAAGGGGACAGGGGAACACATGGACTCGATCCCGCTCTCGTGGCTCCCGCTGGTGGGGCTGCTCGCGGTCCCGTCGGCGCTGGCGTTCGCCCTCGGTCTCGAACCCGTCGCGGTGCTGGCGATACTCAACACCGTCCTCATCGTGGTCGCCGTGCGGATCATGTTCGGCTCGACCGACGAGCAGTACTTGCCGGCTCGCCTGACCGGCGACTGATGGCGCCGCTCCAGGTCGCCGCGTCGGTCGGGGGTGAGGCTGGGCTCGCCGTCTTCGCGCTGGTCGGCCTGCTCGGCGGCGCCCACTGTCTGGGGATGTGCGGACCGCTCGTGACGCTGTACGCCGACCGACTGGGCGGGGACGGTCCGGCCGACTTCTCGGCGATCCGCCAGCACCTGCTGTTCAACCTCGGTCGGACGGCCAGTTACGCGCTGATCGGTGCGCTGATGGGTGCGCTGGGGACCGTGCTGTACGACGCCGCCGGAGTCACGGCCGTCGCCGACGACGTGCGTGCGGTCGCCGGCGTGCTCGTCGGCGGGTTCATCCTGCTGACCGGCGCGACGTACGCGCTCACCGGGTCGACTGCCGGCGCCCTCGGCCACGGCTGGACGCCCTCGGCGTTCGAGCGGGTGAGCGGTGCGCTGATGGCCCGCGTCGACCGCTGGGTCCACGGGCCGCGCATCGCGGCGCTGGGCGCCGTTCACGGGCTCCTCCCGTGCCCGCTCCTGTACCCCGCGTTCCTCTACGCCTTCGCCACTGGGTCGCCCGCGTACGGCGCGCTCTCGCTCGCGACGCTGGGGCTGGCGACCGTCCCGGCGGTGTTCGCCTACGGCGTCGCGTTCGGGTCCGTCTCGCCGCGGGTCCAGGGACCGTTGCACCGCGCGCTCGGC
The window above is part of the Halosimplex rubrum genome. Proteins encoded here:
- a CDS encoding class I SAM-dependent methyltransferase; this translates as MGGIHYLVENASASDTVLDVGSKTGGDMNKLSCDTISIDIKFQETNYDTNYILADGTLLSFKDNSFDFVLCSQVLEHIKDTEGIVKEISRVLKPKGEAIFNFPNRLAPKSPHLPPWWYSYLPHRIGHYLSDDLLDEETAKYYRESEFMLTPLKARWFLNRHFDFVEYWTFKHKSRYEDELRQEADVFDNRYHKVMFGVSPVLSEIETLPLIGGVIELFYPSAAYICTNSD
- a CDS encoding GDSL-type esterase/lipase family protein; this encodes MSPGDDYPSVRLHDVAELADPDWTEGGDELRRVPNDVAANVNVAARERIRHPAGSEIRFVPRGTETVRLTLSAAAESVVRPFWGSFQGQDALELGPEPAEFELSVPEPLTDLRPDAAVEAAGTFDPWVCRLRFEPWAPVAVHDVTGECRPPEDGETPDRRYLAYGTSITEGAAASATHLNYVSRVARALDLDPVNLGMSGAAYCEPAVADYIAERDDWDVATLALSVNMANRGFTVEQFRERAEYLVETVVGANPDRPVVCATLFPYHADLRESEDRERARAYREALESVVAGCESGTVSVVDGRALSAADGLTTDLLHPGDAGMESIADGLGARVDGVLDTR
- the sod gene encoding superoxide dismutase, yielding MSNYELDPLPYDYDALEPHVSEQVLTWHHDTHHQGYVDGWNAAEDTLAGNREDGDTDGSAAAIRSVTHNSSGHILHSLFWRNMSPEGGAEPEGDLRERIEADFGSYGAWKAEFEAAAADASGWALLVYDSFSERLRNVVVDKHDQGAIWGGHPILALDVWEHSYYYDYGPARGDFVDNFFEVVDWDEPADRYAEAVERFE
- a CDS encoding DUF4177 domain-containing protein, with product MAADPDTWEYETLEPPRGETKKEATDPKDQLNDLGGEGWELVETIDYVGGGTKFLVFKRPVDRS
- a CDS encoding DUF5785 family protein, yielding MDWPHDPDGDEGSEGRRKYGQAVLAKKIDEGEDFPLSQSEFVSEFGDEPIRIDYETVVSVSEIFEHVDQAEFEDFPDFHKAVGAGLREADYWPYRLEHA
- a CDS encoding GNAT family N-acetyltransferase — protein: MPGARIASGDRVTLRTVEAEDVPFLQRAGANPEIRSPLGNPLRTREDFDLGEDDDTDRFLVCLDDDGGPGGADGDDLRRIGVVTADSMSYRRPELGYWLIPEVHGQGYGREAVGLVVEHLFRSYDRPAVGAGAFDHNDASQGLLESLGFTEEGRRRQFMFVDGAYRDMIQYGLLREEWEDG
- a CDS encoding sulfite exporter TauE/SafE family protein, producing the protein MAPLQVAASVGGEAGLAVFALVGLLGGAHCLGMCGPLVTLYADRLGGDGPADFSAIRQHLLFNLGRTASYALIGALMGALGTVLYDAAGVTAVADDVRAVAGVLVGGFILLTGATYALTGSTAGALGHGWTPSAFERVSGALMARVDRWVHGPRIAALGAVHGLLPCPLLYPAFLYAFATGSPAYGALSLATLGLATVPAVFAYGVAFGSVSPRVQGPLHRALGVAFLLMGYLPLAHGLMLLGIHLPHPPLPAYQPLG